A DNA window from Bacteroides cellulosilyticus contains the following coding sequences:
- a CDS encoding glutathione peroxidase, with amino-acid sequence MKTIIISIFMAMMAIAAQAQQKSFYDFTVKTIDGEDISLSTFKGKKVLVVNVASKCGFTPQYAKLEELYEKYGKDNFVIIGFPANNFLSQEPGSNEEIKEFCTLNYGVTFPMMAKISVKGKDIAPLYKWLTQKSENGVQDAKVGWNFHKFLIDENGKWVASYGSSTNPLSEEIVKWIEK; translated from the coding sequence ATGAAAACAATTATTATAAGTATTTTTATGGCAATGATGGCAATAGCTGCTCAGGCACAGCAAAAGAGTTTCTACGACTTTACAGTCAAGACCATTGACGGAGAAGATATATCACTTTCCACCTTTAAAGGTAAAAAAGTGCTGGTAGTTAATGTCGCTTCCAAATGTGGATTTACTCCGCAATACGCTAAGCTCGAAGAGTTATATGAGAAGTATGGAAAGGATAATTTTGTAATAATCGGCTTTCCTGCTAATAATTTCCTGAGTCAGGAGCCGGGCAGTAATGAGGAAATCAAAGAATTTTGTACATTGAATTATGGAGTAACCTTTCCTATGATGGCTAAAATCTCTGTAAAGGGAAAAGACATTGCTCCTTTGTATAAATGGTTAACCCAGAAGAGCGAGAATGGTGTGCAAGACGCAAAAGTCGGTTGGAATTTCCATAAATTCCTGATTGATGAAAACGGAAAATGGGTAGCTTCTTATGGTTCAAGTACCAATCCGTTATCGGAGGAAATAGTGAAATGGATTGAAAAGTAG
- a CDS encoding smalltalk protein, translating into MKKTSWNVILKVIIAVATAIAGVIGVQAMTQG; encoded by the coding sequence ATGAAGAAAACGAGTTGGAATGTGATATTAAAAGTGATTATTGCCGTAGCCACTGCCATTGCAGGTGTAATCGGAGTACAGGCAATGACGCAAGGATAA
- a CDS encoding HU family DNA-binding protein — translation MSVIFRTVERPSDPRVENSPKKYFPQLVTLGQSVNLAFIAQKMQDRSSLSIGDIRSVVQNFVEKLKEQLLEGKTVNIAGLGVFMLAAKSKGSDKAEDITAKSVDSVRICFQANKELKITKAATRAGEKLDLVSLDDYLKGLSNVPTGGGSDSGSGDNPGGGGLDENPLG, via the coding sequence ATGAGTGTAATTTTTAGAACGGTGGAGAGACCGTCTGACCCTCGGGTTGAGAATTCTCCCAAAAAGTATTTCCCGCAATTAGTAACTTTAGGACAAAGTGTGAATCTGGCATTTATTGCCCAAAAGATGCAGGATCGTTCATCGCTGTCTATCGGTGATATCAGAAGTGTAGTACAGAACTTTGTAGAGAAGTTGAAAGAACAGTTGTTGGAAGGTAAGACGGTGAATATTGCCGGATTGGGCGTATTTATGCTGGCTGCCAAGTCGAAAGGATCGGATAAGGCGGAGGATATTACAGCTAAGAGCGTGGATAGTGTCCGTATCTGCTTCCAAGCCAATAAGGAGTTGAAGATAACCAAGGCTGCTACCCGCGCCGGTGAAAAGTTGGATCTGGTCAGTCTGGACGATTATCTGAAAGGGTTATCGAATGTTCCTACGGGAGGTGGTTCGGATAGTGGTTCGGGAGACAACCCGGGCGGCGGAGGACTGGATGAAAATCCTCTCGGTTAA